Proteins from a single region of Catenulispora acidiphila DSM 44928:
- a CDS encoding alpha/beta fold hydrolase yields MPTVTTRDGVELFYKDWGAGRPVVFIHGWPLSGDAWQDQLKAVADAGFRGIAHDRRGHGRSTPVWDGYDFDTFADDLNDLMTGLDLRDATLVAHSMGGGELARYIGRHGTSRVRSAVLLSAITPLMLQSPTLPEGVPKEAFQQIQAGIINERSQFWHDTAVAFFSANREGTKATQGNQDAFWLMAMQETIEGGVQCVEAFTYGDFTDDLKKFDVPTLLVHGDDDQIVPIDATARKGVKIISDATLKVYEGGSHGLALVPGDKEKFNKDLLEFLAK; encoded by the coding sequence GTGCCGACCGTTACCACTCGCGATGGTGTCGAACTCTTCTACAAGGACTGGGGCGCCGGGCGCCCGGTGGTGTTCATCCACGGCTGGCCGCTGAGCGGCGACGCCTGGCAGGACCAGCTCAAGGCGGTCGCCGACGCCGGTTTCCGCGGCATCGCGCACGACCGCCGCGGCCACGGACGCTCCACCCCGGTGTGGGACGGCTACGACTTCGACACCTTCGCCGACGACCTGAACGACCTCATGACCGGGCTGGACCTGCGTGACGCCACCCTGGTCGCGCACTCCATGGGCGGCGGCGAGCTGGCCCGCTACATCGGCCGGCACGGCACGTCGCGCGTGCGCTCGGCGGTCCTGCTCTCGGCGATCACCCCGCTGATGCTCCAGTCGCCGACCCTGCCCGAAGGCGTCCCGAAGGAGGCCTTCCAGCAGATCCAGGCGGGCATCATCAACGAGCGCTCGCAGTTCTGGCACGACACCGCGGTCGCCTTCTTCTCCGCCAACCGCGAGGGAACCAAGGCCACCCAGGGCAACCAGGACGCCTTCTGGCTCATGGCCATGCAGGAGACCATCGAGGGCGGCGTGCAGTGCGTCGAGGCCTTCACCTACGGCGACTTCACCGACGACCTGAAGAAGTTCGACGTCCCGACCCTGCTGGTCCACGGCGACGACGACCAGATCGTCCCGATCGACGCGACCGCCCGCAAGGGAGTGAAGATCATCTCCGACGCGACCCTGAAGGTCTACGAGGGCGGCTCCCACGGACTCGCGCTCGTGCCGGGGGACAAGGAGAAGTTCAACAAGGACCTGCTGGAGTTCCTCGCCAAGTAG